The following proteins are co-located in the Lentibacillus sp. JNUCC-1 genome:
- the galT gene encoding UDP-glucose--hexose-1-phosphate uridylyltransferase produces the protein MTIYALIAGLVQQAEQAGLIEARDAIYARNRVLDRLQLDDFPETVANSESAPIPDLLDNIIAWAIEIGMTEDVLDDKEKLSADIMNCFLAPPSVITHNFYQKYERDPIAATDYFYHLSQNSNYIQTKRIKKNIHFKAESEYGVMDITINLSKPEKDPEQIKREREQKTDTSYPLCLLCKENEGYGGRTGHPPRANHRIVPMMLSGETWFLQYSPYVYYNEHSIVLAGEHRPMKINRDAFGRLVEFTEQFQHYFIGSNADLPIVGGSILSHDHYQGGRYEFAMTRAEDAFQFDLNDFPEVEASVLKWPMSVIRLRAQDTESLLDAAEHIRQTWTEYSDEACDVIAKTGNTPHNTITPIARRRGNAYELDLVLRNNRTSDAHPLGIFHPHQDVQHIKKENIGLIEVMGLAVLPARLKDELEEIKSFLLGHRDSVSAIHQPWADELKAAYPAVTSEKEADNIIEKELGRKFVRVLEDAGVLKDEPAFQRFIETINA, from the coding sequence ATGACCATTTACGCATTGATTGCTGGGCTCGTGCAACAGGCAGAACAAGCGGGTTTAATTGAGGCACGAGATGCCATTTATGCCCGTAACCGTGTGCTCGACCGGCTTCAACTGGATGACTTTCCAGAGACCGTGGCGAATTCGGAATCAGCGCCAATCCCAGATCTTTTGGACAACATCATTGCTTGGGCCATCGAAATAGGCATGACAGAAGATGTGCTGGACGACAAAGAAAAACTGTCCGCAGACATTATGAATTGCTTTCTCGCCCCGCCGTCTGTCATCACCCACAATTTTTACCAAAAATATGAACGCGATCCGATTGCAGCGACAGATTACTTTTACCATCTGAGTCAAAACAGTAATTACATCCAGACAAAACGGATTAAGAAAAACATTCATTTCAAGGCTGAAAGTGAATATGGAGTCATGGACATTACCATTAACCTGTCTAAACCGGAAAAAGACCCTGAACAGATCAAGCGGGAACGCGAACAGAAAACAGACACAAGTTATCCCCTCTGTCTTCTGTGTAAAGAAAATGAAGGTTATGGCGGACGGACCGGCCACCCGCCGCGGGCGAATCATCGAATTGTGCCGATGATGCTGTCGGGAGAGACCTGGTTTTTGCAATACTCGCCCTATGTGTACTATAACGAACACAGTATCGTTTTGGCCGGCGAGCATCGTCCGATGAAAATTAATCGGGATGCATTCGGCCGACTGGTTGAATTCACAGAACAGTTTCAGCATTATTTTATCGGCTCGAACGCTGACTTGCCGATTGTAGGCGGCTCCATTCTCAGTCACGATCATTACCAGGGCGGGCGTTATGAATTTGCCATGACCCGGGCTGAAGACGCCTTTCAGTTTGACCTGAATGATTTCCCTGAAGTGGAGGCATCTGTTCTGAAATGGCCAATGTCTGTGATCAGACTGCGAGCTCAGGACACAGAGAGCCTACTTGATGCGGCTGAGCATATCCGTCAAACCTGGACAGAATACAGTGATGAAGCGTGTGATGTGATTGCCAAAACCGGGAACACCCCGCATAACACCATCACGCCCATTGCTCGGCGCCGCGGCAATGCCTACGAACTGGACCTCGTGCTCCGCAACAACCGCACGAGTGACGCCCATCCGTTGGGAATTTTCCATCCGCACCAAGACGTCCAGCATATTAAAAAAGAAAACATCGGCCTGATCGAGGTCATGGGGCTCGCCGTACTCCCGGCACGTCTAAAGGATGAATTGGAAGAGATTAAATCCTTTTTACTCGGCCACCGTGACAGCGTAAGTGCCATTCATCAACCATGGGCTGATGAGCTAAAAGCAGCCTACCCCGCAGTAACTAGCGAGAAAGAAGCCGATAACATAATCGAAAAAGAACTCGGCCGTAAATTTGTCAGAGTCCTAGAAGACGCCGGCGTACTAAAAGACGAACCCGCATTCCAACGATTTATCGAAACCATAAATGCTTGA
- a CDS encoding aldose epimerase family protein, translating to MNIATEKAVHNWNHFILENDHGMTVGVLDYGGILTHICAPDVRGHSANVVLGYENFEDYKENPNYFGAIIGRVAGRIKDATFQLEDQTFSLEKNEGDNHLHGGTEGFSHVIWEAEPFEKTDTVGVKLTHTSPDGTGGYPGKVVTTVTYTLGNDNTLTVTYEAETDQPTPLALTNHTYFNLRGDLVDTIDTHQVQIPSGTITELDENLLPTGRQMPVAGTPLDFRNGRELKDGLGQETSHAPGTKEAARQLNIAGNGYDHYFLFNEGEQQHRIFVQEPVNGRTMTIETDQPGMVMYTANGLDEGLALNGGMSKKHLGVCFETQAHPGALHHNGFPGIILKPGELYQKQTSFKFGVAPEREG from the coding sequence TTGAATATCGCAACGGAAAAAGCAGTGCATAACTGGAACCATTTTATATTGGAAAATGACCATGGTATGACGGTCGGTGTGTTGGATTATGGTGGGATTTTGACGCATATCTGCGCACCTGACGTTCGGGGCCATAGCGCGAATGTGGTGCTTGGGTATGAGAACTTTGAGGACTATAAGGAAAATCCGAATTACTTCGGAGCGATTATCGGCCGGGTTGCTGGGCGGATCAAAGACGCCACTTTTCAGCTCGAAGACCAAACGTTTTCCCTCGAAAAAAATGAAGGTGACAACCACCTGCACGGCGGAACAGAAGGATTCAGCCATGTCATTTGGGAGGCAGAGCCTTTTGAGAAAACAGATACTGTCGGAGTAAAATTGACGCACACAAGCCCGGACGGGACGGGTGGCTACCCCGGGAAAGTTGTCACGACTGTGACTTACACACTGGGAAATGACAACACATTAACAGTGACCTACGAAGCAGAGACAGACCAGCCGACACCGCTTGCACTCACGAACCATACGTACTTTAATTTGCGGGGAGATCTGGTTGACACTATCGATACCCATCAGGTCCAAATTCCAAGTGGCACGATTACAGAACTTGATGAAAATCTGCTCCCAACCGGACGGCAAATGCCGGTGGCCGGAACCCCTCTTGATTTTCGAAATGGGCGGGAACTGAAAGATGGGTTGGGTCAAGAGACCTCTCACGCCCCAGGCACAAAAGAAGCCGCCCGTCAGCTTAACATTGCGGGGAACGGCTATGATCACTACTTTTTATTTAATGAAGGAGAGCAACAGCACCGAATATTTGTGCAAGAACCTGTGAACGGACGAACCATGACCATTGAAACAGATCAGCCAGGCATGGTGATGTATACTGCCAATGGGCTCGATGAAGGTCTCGCATTAAACGGCGGCATGTCCAAGAAGCATCTCGGTGTCTGCTTCGAAACCCAGGCACACCCTGGAGCGCTCCATCATAACGGATTTCCTGGCATTATTTTAAAGCCGGGGGAACTCTATCAAAAACAGACTTCATTTAAGTTTGGCGTGGCACCCGAGCGTGAAGGGTAA
- a CDS encoding ROK family transcriptional regulator has translation MERGSFQLMKSVNKSLVLNKIRINQPISRAQIAKDTKLTPPTVSSIVRELIAEELVIESVLGESQGGRKPTMLLINDDAFYVIGVEAGPDKMSCTACNLAGKVIERTDATSIAAPISKEQFLSDMIGKIQSVLDALPEPDKVLGIGVAMHGVVDVDKGLSLVAPNLDLRDIPVADVLEERFNTIVKVENDVRAMALGESWFSAGQHKGSMLMVNMDSGVGAGLVIDGKLYHGAADLAGEVGHMTIDLNGEVCSCGNKGCFQTFASEQAVVERAKAEKRKQGPITEDQLTIYDIHKQAATGDEVFAQVLRETGHIIGVALTNLIHVINPDCIILGGSVSRTESIILPEITHTIEERGLTQEAKATKVTTASFGENATTMGAASLLLTELFEGQ, from the coding sequence ATGGAGCGCGGTTCGTTTCAATTAATGAAATCGGTTAATAAATCGCTCGTTTTAAATAAGATTCGCATCAATCAGCCCATTTCCCGGGCACAGATTGCCAAAGATACCAAACTCACGCCCCCAACCGTGAGCAGTATTGTCCGTGAATTGATTGCCGAGGAGCTGGTTATTGAGAGCGTACTTGGGGAATCTCAGGGCGGACGAAAACCGACGATGCTACTCATCAATGATGATGCGTTTTATGTGATCGGTGTTGAGGCCGGTCCCGACAAAATGTCATGTACAGCATGTAATTTGGCGGGGAAAGTGATAGAGCGGACGGATGCCACATCCATTGCCGCTCCCATTTCCAAGGAACAATTTTTGTCAGATATGATCGGCAAAATTCAATCTGTGCTTGACGCATTGCCTGAACCGGACAAAGTTCTGGGGATTGGGGTTGCGATGCACGGGGTCGTGGATGTGGACAAGGGATTGTCTCTCGTGGCACCTAACCTGGATCTGCGTGATATACCAGTGGCAGATGTGCTGGAAGAAAGGTTCAACACCATCGTCAAGGTGGAAAATGATGTTCGGGCGATGGCGCTTGGGGAATCGTGGTTCAGCGCAGGTCAACATAAAGGCAGCATGCTAATGGTCAATATGGACAGTGGTGTCGGAGCGGGTTTGGTCATCGATGGCAAGCTCTATCATGGCGCCGCCGACTTGGCAGGTGAGGTCGGGCATATGACGATTGACCTGAATGGAGAAGTCTGTTCATGCGGCAACAAGGGATGCTTCCAAACGTTTGCCAGCGAGCAGGCTGTTGTAGAGCGGGCTAAAGCGGAAAAACGAAAACAAGGTCCTATAACAGAGGACCAACTCACAATTTATGATATACATAAACAGGCCGCAACAGGCGATGAGGTGTTTGCACAGGTTCTGCGCGAAACCGGTCATATTATCGGCGTTGCGTTAACCAACCTGATTCATGTGATCAATCCGGACTGTATTATACTCGGGGGCAGCGTGTCCAGAACAGAGTCTATTATTTTGCCGGAAATCACCCACACCATTGAGGAGCGGGGCTTGACACAAGAAGCGAAAGCAACAAAAGTCACGACGGCAAGTTTTGGTGAAAACGCCACTACCATGGGTGCTGCGTCTCTCCTTTTGACAGAGTTATTTGAAGGTCAATAG
- a CDS encoding MFS transporter gives MKKGYVIPLREKFAYGSGDLAVNLAFDSINFYMLWFIVSVAGIPAGVAGLIFMIARIWDAATDYFMGRISDNTSFALGRRRPYIIFGAVPMGLFFMALWYVPDAGLTGRFAYYLAIYLLFNTAYTVVSVPYGSLMAQMTQNFNERTVLSSFRVGFSFVGSLFAAAGIPLIVDVIFASRPAESSYLFMGIIFGITMMVILLMTGSVSKERVEGDRRNYDTFFKTIGSFFKLKEFRQVAGMYLFNAIGSGVIMALSIFFISDVLKVGDDAAVFMAIPLVTAVAFAPFWTLISNRFGKRNAYIWGAILTLVVLGCVFIVPAKQILIISVFLFFVGIALSALQIIPMSLLPDVIDIDEYENHIRREGAFNGLILFLHKASSGLAVGGVGMLIGLFGYTEAPPTVSAEDISQPDSALTAIRVTLALIPALCFIIAIIFTNKLDVSEGRFNGIIKELERRNRERT, from the coding sequence ATGAAAAAAGGCTATGTGATTCCGCTCAGAGAAAAATTTGCCTATGGTTCCGGTGATCTGGCCGTCAACTTGGCGTTTGACAGCATTAACTTTTACATGCTGTGGTTTATTGTGTCTGTCGCGGGCATACCGGCCGGGGTGGCTGGTCTCATCTTTATGATTGCCCGGATCTGGGATGCTGCGACAGATTACTTCATGGGCCGGATTTCCGATAATACATCGTTTGCACTCGGCCGGAGACGTCCTTACATTATTTTCGGTGCTGTGCCGATGGGATTGTTTTTCATGGCTCTATGGTATGTTCCAGACGCAGGTTTGACGGGTCGATTTGCATATTACCTGGCGATCTACTTGCTGTTTAATACAGCCTATACGGTTGTTTCTGTTCCATATGGCTCACTGATGGCACAAATGACGCAGAATTTTAATGAGCGCACGGTGCTCTCAAGTTTTAGAGTCGGTTTTTCCTTTGTCGGTTCTCTGTTTGCCGCGGCAGGCATTCCTTTGATCGTCGATGTTATTTTTGCGAGTCGGCCTGCGGAGTCAAGCTATCTGTTCATGGGTATTATTTTTGGAATAACGATGATGGTGATTTTGCTTATGACAGGTAGCGTTTCTAAAGAAAGGGTGGAAGGGGACCGTCGCAATTATGATACGTTTTTCAAAACGATTGGCTCTTTTTTCAAACTCAAGGAATTCAGACAGGTAGCCGGTATGTATTTGTTTAACGCGATCGGCAGCGGCGTCATTATGGCTCTGTCCATTTTCTTTATCAGTGATGTGCTGAAAGTCGGGGACGATGCTGCTGTATTCATGGCAATTCCGCTCGTAACAGCTGTGGCATTTGCCCCGTTTTGGACACTGATCAGCAACCGGTTTGGCAAAAGAAACGCCTATATTTGGGGTGCAATTCTGACACTCGTTGTGCTTGGCTGTGTGTTCATTGTTCCAGCAAAACAAATCCTGATCATTTCAGTGTTTCTGTTTTTTGTTGGGATCGCCCTCTCCGCATTGCAAATTATTCCCATGTCCCTTCTGCCTGACGTCATTGACATTGATGAATATGAAAACCACATTCGCCGTGAGGGTGCTTTTAACGGCCTGATTCTATTCCTTCATAAAGCCTCATCCGGGTTGGCAGTCGGCGGCGTCGGGATGCTCATCGGGTTATTCGGCTATACCGAGGCTCCTCCCACGGTGTCCGCCGAAGACATTTCCCAGCCTGATTCAGCCCTGACAGCGATCCGCGTTACACTCGCCTTGATCCCTGCACTCTGTTTTATCATCGCCATTATTTTCACCAACAAACTCGATGTATCGGAAGGGCGGTTTAACGGGATTATTAAAGAACTGGAACGGCGGAATAGAGAGCGGACGTAA